The DNA segment TCGTGGGCCATACCTACATCACATATGAAGGTTTGATGCCGCACGAGATGCTGTACAAGCACCACCGGACCTATTATCGTCCCTGGGGTCCCTACGGCGGCGTTACCCGCGCGAAGATTCATTGGTGGTAAGCGGGTAGGAGGCAACTCCGTAGGTAAATTTCAAATTTCAAATTTGAGATACTGCATTTGAGATCCGAGATTTGAGATTTAAAACCTGAGATCAGAGACACCAAACCGCCGCACGACCAGCGATCAAACAACTTTCCCCCCCTTAAATTTATTTACCCTTGGGAACATCCCTATGAACCGTTTCCTGTTGGCCGGAGTGGCTGGATTGGTGCTTGCGCTGGGGACGGCGTCCACAGCCCATGCCCAATATCCCTACACCAAGCCCTACCTAACCGCCAGTCAACAGGCGGTAAACGTGAGCCAGGGTTTGCCCTGGCATAACAAGTACGCCCATCAAGCCTATGGCGAGCCGTACGCCCTGGTTGTCCCGCCCAATGCCGAATACCAAACACACTACGCGTGGGGTGTCGGCGGGATGCGGAACACCCCGATCTTTCACCAGTATGGCCGCAGCTATCCTGGCGGGGGGGGCTTTGGCGGTTATCGCTTTCGGCATCCCCCCTATTGGCCCAGCGACACCAACCAGTTTGGCGTGTATTACATTCGCGGCCCGTGGTAAGCAGCTAATTTAACAACCGCCAGCGCAGGACAGATTCGTGGTGATTATCAACAGCAACGCCAAGCGAATGTCCCCGGACATTCACTTGGCGTTAATTATTTTAGGCTGTTTGTGGTGCTTTAAACTGATAAAGTCCTATCAAGATGCTGCGCGGGATTAGTGGCGCGCCTACGCGGCGCTATGTATCCGCGCGGCCCTTTGTGTCTGCGTGGCGTGGCGGCCGCACAAGACCGCGGCGGCCAAGCTGGCCGCTCCCCACCACCAGCTTGGTTCTGGCACCACCGGGGAGTAACCCACCTGCGTGAACAGGGCCTGAACTTCGGCGGAGGAAGTGTTGTCGCCGACAAAAATAAAATTACTTAGCCCATACGGATCAGAGGGAAAACCATTGCTGGGATATTGCCGCAAGGGCCCCACCATGGGGTTGGCCATGCCCGGGGCAAAAAACGCATAGCTGTCGCCAAACACCGATAACGTATAATTTGTGATCGCCGCCGTGGTGTCGTAGAGTGCTTCCTCGGCATGGGTAAAGGTCGTGCTTTGGGCAAAGACGCGATCCTCCCAAAAACCAATTTCGATCCCGCGATTGTCGTGGCCCAGCACGATCAAGCTCCAACCGGCGCGGTCATTGGTGTTGTGATTTTCGTTGGTGATTTGCACGTTGATGCTTAGCGAATAACCCAGCGTGCGGTCCAGCACCACACCCGGAGGGACCGGCGTGACGCCGGGAATGCGGCTATATCCGGCGCGATCGGTTATGGGATCGGCCGTGTCAAACAGCATGGTGTTCCCCAGGTTGTTTTCGATCACGGACTGCGGCGGATCAAAAGTCGTCGCCCCCGTGGCCAAATAAAACCAACCCTGGTCTTGCGGCTTTTGGCCAGTCGTGGAATTGTACAAAATTATGGGCATGGCCTGGGCCACGCTACCGCCACCCGCCAGCAGCAGCAACCCGATCAGTAACAATCGCCGCCAGCCAATTTGCCGCCGCCCCGTTCCGCTGAACTGACCAAAGAATGCCGACATGCTTGACCCTTTTACAAAGTTGAATCGTCAGTTGATCTGTTAGCCCAAAAGTGATATCGCCTTCGATACCGGTAACACGCAGAGATCGTCTTCATGTATGGTAATTACCTGTCCCCTCGGATAGGCGCGATTTGCCATCAAAACGTCTAAAAAAGCCAGGGCAATCGTGACTGCAGGGGTATCGTGGCAACGCCGGTTCGTAACTTAACCAGCAATTACCCGACTAAAACACCGAAACACCCCAAAAAGATGCGGCAAAAGAGCCGCGCAAAGGGGGGATAGAATGTATGCGGTAGCGGACTCCCACACAAAAAACGGGGAATAGCAAAACGTGCTGACACCGCCATAAAATTCCCATGACGGCAGGTCAGGCTCCCTTATAGCATGCACCCGTGCCAAAAATCAAGCGAATTTGAGGGGTAACACGGCAGAAAAACCCCGGCGGGGAAAGCCCGCGGGGTTTATTGACTTGGCGTTTGCCGATTTTTGGCCATGTGGGGAAAAGCGCGTTGGTAATTGGCTCTCTTCCCATGCCCAGCCGACGGAGGCGGGATTAGCGATACAGACTGCCCGAGGCGCCTGTTCCGCCATTGGCGGTGCCACTGCCAACGGTGCCGCCGCTGGCGGGCAGGTAACTGTGTGAATAACCTTGCGTGGCGGTTGTTGCCGGGCTGGCCCCCGTGGGGGAGCTGCCGGCACCGGCAGTTAAGGAATTTGCCGGCAGACAAACGCCGTTTTCACAAACCACGCCACTCGGCAGGCTGCCACTGGCGGCGGCGGGCAAATTGGGACTGCCGCTGGCCTGCAGGGCATTCATGTTGTATTGGCCGCTCGCCGTCGTGGGCGTGGCCAAACTGCCGTTTTGTGTGGCTGTGCCAGGGGTTGCTTCATAGTTCGCCGGTTGTACGGTATTTCCCTGCTGCCCATTGTTCAGAGCGGTGGTAGATCCCGCCGTCCCTAAATAGTTGTAATTACTGGTCCCGCCGGGGCGATAAGAACTGGCGGCGGCGGCAGTCGTTACCCCGCGGTTGCCGTACTGATAGTTAGGGACTTGATAGCCATTGTTTCCCGGCTGGTAATTTGGCTTGTCAGCCATACTGGCCGAGGCGATCGATTGGTTGTTTTGCGCCGCGTCCAAACCCGCTTGGCTGTTAAAGGGGGTGCCGCCAGCCGGTGTTGTTGACAAAGGATAACCGGTGGAAGATACCGTGCCTGTCGCGGAGGTCGTGGCGGCGTTGTTGTTCCAACCACTACCGGTCGCCGCTCCTTGATAGCCGGTGCCACCACTGGTATTCGGGGCAAATCCCGGATTGCTGGGGGGCGTGTAAGGATATAAGCCACCGGCGGGCGCGCTCCCCGCAGCGGGGTTACTCGCGGGATAACTGGCCGGGGCCACCCCACTGCCGGGGGCCATGGTCGCCGTGGGATTGACGGCACCGGTTTGATTCATAGCGCCGGGTTGATTATACGACCCAAAACCGCTGGCCATGTAATTTGCCTGCGCGGGATAAGCGGGCGTAGAGGGGGTACTCATCGCGGTGTAGGCCGCGGCGCTGGTTGGTCCTCCGGGCGTCGTCGTGGCATTTCCCATGACCACCTGTGCCGGACCATAAGGCGTGTTGGGGGCTTGCGTGTAATTTGCCACCGGCGTGGAGGTTTGCGGGTAATTGGCGTTGCCGGCGGCCAGGGTGGAGGTAGAGGGCGTGCCACCTGGCGTGGACGCGCCTGTCGAGGTTCCCTTGGTGGTGTTGGTTGTGGTGTTATCCGCCAGGGCTTCCCGCGAAGGAAGATTGGGCTTGCCGGTGCCGGCCAGGGCGGTATCTTTTTTGGCCCAGGGATTCCAACTCCAACTGCCGCCGCCGCCGGACTGGCAACCGCTGACACCCAAACTAACGGCGATCAAGGCGGCCAACTGAACTTTGCTGCAACGCATACACGCACTTCCTTGTGTGTGATTCGGGAAACATCCGCTAGCACCGGATTTGCCATTCTCCCGCGTCTATCCGGGCAACTTGATGAGTTTTTTGATAGCCGAGCGGGTATCTATTTTCACTATCGGGCGGGCAACCCGCGAAATCCATATATTCCGCAAAGTTTTGGCAATCCCGCTCCTCAAGACCCCGCCCCCGGTCCACCCCCGCCTGCTAGCAGGGGGCCTGTGGCTGCCCGCGGCGGATGATGGCAAACTACCGCGATTGACGATTACGGCGCGGCTTCCCGGCGGGGGGGGATCATAGGGAGAGCATTAAAAGTCGTCAATGCCGATTACAATGTGTCAAAATTGTCAGTATTTTATGAAAGCCGGATTTAGATTTGCCCCATCGACATGGCGGAAAACCCGCGGCTGATTGGTCCGCCAGACGGCAATTATGCGGTATCTGCGGACTATAACGGGCACCCTGGCTCCCCCAGCATGTCTCATTCATAAAATTATGTCAGCGAATTTGCCAGCCGTTGGCCTAGGGTTTAAGATAATATCTGTTAAATTTTTGGTGTGGGATCGGACCGGATCGTTACCAAGCACGGATGGCGGGATGTAGCGTTGGGCTGTTATTCCGGGCCTGTTGATATTCCACGTGTTTTGGTTTTTCATTTCCTTGTCTGTCTGGTAATTCCATGTCCAACGAACAATTTAATCCGACTGGTTCGATGTCTTCCAATCAAGCGGGTGGCCTGACCCCCGCCAACCCCGCGTTTGTTGCCACTTCGCCCCTCGAACAATTACTCGAAGCCGCCTGCACCAACAAAATGCAGATGGAAGTTTTTCTCAATCAATTCATCAACAACCATGTGCTGGTTCTGCTGAATGAAGACCCCGGCAATCCGCCCCAAATGAATAAAATCTCCCCGGTTACCTTTAATCGAGGGGACGGCCAGCAATATGTGGTCACCTTTACCTCCGCCGAACGGGTCAAGCCGTTTGTCGAACAATTTCCGCAGTTTAAACATGCCCTGGGCATGCACGCCGGTTTTATTGTGCAATCCCTCAATAACAATATCGGCATTGCGGTGAATCCTGGCTGCCCCATCGGCTTTGAATGGCATGCTCCGGGCGTGCAACAAGCCAAATCCAACATTGACTGGTCCAAGGCCCCCTGGAATCAACAACAAGCCGCGGCCGCGCAATCAATGAATCCCGCGGGCGGCATGGCTCCGCCGCCGTCCAACGCCTAAGCGTGGCGCGGAGAGCGCGGACTTTTGTTGCGAGTGCCCGTTTGACCCGGCCGTAGGCGATAAGACCGCCACGGTAATTTCATCTGCCGCGCTCTTTGGACCATTTATTATCAACCCAGGGTTGCAGCGCAACCCTGGGTTGTTTGTTGAGGTAGTGGTGTGTTCAGGTAAAGCAGGTTTAGACGCCTTGTAAAAATAACACCTAAACTTTTAGTGCTGTCCAAAAATTTGCATTGGCAGGACTCCCTTTGGTTCAAGGGCATTTAATCCCTTTGCGGGCCAAAAGTCCGATTCATTCTACTGGGAGACTCTCAATTTGGCTCTTAAGCTATAAGTCTCGTGCCAAAGCCCCAAACACGAAAATCGTGATAAACACAGTGAGGTAAATTTGCTCCCAGGCTGGCGTTGCGGGGTGAAATGCTGTTTGCCCCTTGCTCACGCTGCGGGCTGATTGCTTATCCAAATTTCTCAAAATTTTCCATCCTTTGTGTTTGATTTTGTGCCAAAGGTTGTGCTACAGTCACGCGTATTGCAAATGTACTTATGTACATTTATTGATGGTGGCCGACCTGCGGCCTATGCCGCAAACCGCTGTCGCCCGCACTATTTCTGAATTTCGGTTTGGGCAAACACACGCGCCATTGACCGGAATCTAGCTCCCGCACCAACCACATAAAAAGGGGACGCCATGCGCGCACAGCTTTGTTGGCCGCTTATCTGTATCAAAGTCATCTTTGCCGGCGCGGCGGTGCTTGCGGGGAGTTGTCGTGTTGGCATCGCGGCCGAAATACGCGCCGGATCCCCCGCTTCCCTGGCTCCGCCCGCCGCGCAAATGATGCAGCTTCCCCCCGCTGTCCGCCAATGGTACCGCAATCCCGATGGCTCTTGCGTGCAATGCAGTATCGGCATGTGCGGTGTCTGGTCCAACATTCCCGCCGCCAGCACCCTACTCTGGAACACCCCCTACGGCCCCGCGATCCGCGGCGGCTCTTGGCCCAGCCGTGTTAGCGACTACGCCCGTCGTCGCGGCATTCCCCTGTACAACATCACCGGCGCCACCACGCTGGATTGGCTGCGTTGGGCGGGACGGACGGGCCGATTTGCGGCCATGGCCGCGGGGCCAGCGCACTTTCAAACGCTGTACGGCTATGACCCCGCGACCAACAGTTGGCAGGTCTGCAATAACAACTCCCCCCAACGGATCGATCATTACTCCGACGCGCAATTTCGCCGCCTGCATGCCAGTGGCGGTCCCTGGGTGGTGATCCTAGATGCTCCGGCCAGTCCAGCCGTGCCGCAGTATCGCCGCTGGTGGTAGGTTTGCGCTAACCAGCGGCGATCTACTACTCCACATCTCCTCTACTCCATTTCTAACCACTACCCACTAACCACCATCCACTTTCTTCCCATGCGACTCACATTCTGCTGCTTATTGTTTGTTCCCCTGTTGCAACTTGCGGCCCAAGTCACCACGGGGCCGGAAATTGACGTTCAAGAAATTCACCGTCGGGGTGATACCGTCGAGTATGTAACAGGGGACGCACAATCCACCGAAAGCGCCGCTTCCGAAACCGCGCTTGCGGCGCTGGCACCCCCCGCGGATGACGACCACAAATGGTTTATCACCGTCATTAAGCAGGATAATTGTCCGCCGTGTCAGCAATTATTGACCGATCTGAGCCAGGATCCCCGGCTGTTGGCGTTTGTCCAGCCCGCCAAACCCCCAGAGTCCTGGGCTCACTTTAATGTGTATGCCCGCGAGGATGAAACGCAGGCCTGGCGATGGGAAAAAATTCGGTTGCGGGGTTATCCCACGCTCTTGGTGCAACCCCCCCGCAACGGCCGCTATGGCCCAGCGGCTACGGTCGTCCTGCAAAAGACCGGTTATGGCGGTGATGCCGCCGCCTTGGCACGGCAACTCCGCACGGCGATCACCGACTATGCCACCAAACACCAGGCAACCCCGGCTGACGCGGCGCTGATAACCGGCGTATCGGCAAATACGCGGTCCAGCAATCACCTCCCCTTAATCACTGCCAACACGTTGATTCCCGATGAGCCGAGCGACCTCGGCAACGCAGCGCCTGCTCCATTTGCGCCTCCCGCGATTCCCGAACCGCTACCTCATGATCCGGCGCCAGGGCCATTGGTCGTTCCTCCGCAGGTGGATCCGGACGCGCGTCCCGCGCCGCAACCTGATCCCGCTCCCACACCATCCCCCGCGCCGCGAATCGCTCCCGCTGTCCCCGGTCCGTTCCCCCAACACCCCGAAGCGGTCGTCATTGTCGACAAATTCGCCGACAGTATGACCGATGAGCGGACCTGGGCGCGCGTCCGCGCGGTATTGCAGCGGCTGCAAAAAGAACGCCCCGGCCTGATCGTGCGGCTGCTGGATATTCGCGACGCCGCGCAATATCCCATTTCCCCCGGCGAATTGCCGGCGGTCATCACCACCAGCGAAGGACGCATCGAAACCAAGCTCGACCGCCGCTTGCTGCCGCTCTTGCAGGCTGACCTGCAAACCTTTCCCTGGGAAGCATTACTCTCGTTTTTTACGCTCGGCTTTAACTGGGCCGGACTGGCGGCGATCGGCATTTGGCTGGCGGCGCTTGTTCGTCAATGGCGCAAGGCCCGCGGCCAGCGGTTATTACTCGATGAACAGTCGCTGTCGCAATTGCGCGAATTGCTGGCCAAACTGCTGAAAAGCGATACGCCTCCCACAAATACATAAATGCTGGCGTGGTCGAGGAATCGCAAGCAATATACCTCATAGAAAGAGAATCATCGCGATGACATGCGTGAATCATGCCGGTACAAGGTCCAATAAAAAGCCTTTACCCAAATCTCATCAGCGTATCCAGTCTGAGAAAACCATACCGCAATTGTTTCAGATTGTGATTGAATGTCCCGACGAACCCACACAAGCCGCGCTCTATGCGCAATTAAAAGCGCAAGGGCACCGCTTGCGGTTGATCGCATTCACTTAGCCCGCCACATTTCAGCCCGCAGCGTTAGCCAGGGACCATTAATGATGCCTATTGAACCTCTATTGCCTTCCCTGCAATTGCACCTGCATCGGCAGACGCCACTGGCCGATTCCTTTCGCACGCGACAAATCGCCGGCCAGTATGGTCTGACATTGGCGGAGACTTTAACTGAATGCATCGTGTGTGATTTACCCGACCTCCGGCGGCCCTGGCGAATCGGGCTAATCACGGGTCCCTCGGGCAGTGGCAAATCTAGCGTCGCTCGGCAGTTATTTGGTGAAAGTGTTGCCACCCCGGCTGATTGGCCGCGCGACAGGGCCATCATCGATAGCCTGGGCGAGTTAACCACCCGTCAGCTCGCGCGGTTGCTAACCGCCGTGGGGCTAGGGAGCATTCCGGCGTGGCTCAAGCCGTATCATGTGCTAAGCACCGGGCAGCGCTTTCGGTGTGATTTGGCGCATGCTTTTGCCAAGTCGGTCGCCGAACCCGGCAAAATGACATCCGTGGCAAAAGACCCACCGCCGATACCGACGGTGGTTTACGACGAGTTCTCTAGCACGATTGATCGGACCGCGGCGCGGATGGTGGCGGCGACAGTGGCAAAAGCGATACGCCGGGAGCATCTTTGCTGTCGATTTGTCGCGGTCACCTGCCATGACGACGTGGCCGTGTGGCTTGCGCCGGATTGGACGTTGGATATGGGGACGGGACAATTCGCACGGAGGTCGCTTCGGCGGCCCCCCATCAGTTGCGAGATCTATCGTTATGACAACGGAGCCTGGCGGTTATTTCGCCACCATCACTATCTAAGCGGCAAGTTATCGCCACAAGCGCGATGTTATGTCGCCCTGTGGAATAAGCGGCCCGTTGGATTTTGCGCGGTGTTACCGGCGCTTGGCCACCGCGGGCTATGGCGGATCACGCGATTGGTGGTCTTGCCGGACTTCCAGGGCCTGGGGCTGGGGATGCGACTGGCGGAGGCGATAGCCGCGGGCTACCAGCGGCAGGGGCTGCGGATGAACATCTCCGGCGCGCATCCGGCGCTGATCGCGCATTGCCGCCGCTCGCCCTGCTGGCGTTGCACGGCGGTTTACAAGTATGGCCAACGCGGGTCGCCCGCATTTGAAGGAACGTTTCGCGGTTCATACGGACGACCCACGGTAACATTTAGCTATGTGGGCGAGTGTAATCCTCTCACTCCGTGAGAGGAACAGCGGGAATTTACTATAAAACAAGCATGATTTCCCGTAATGACCGCTGTTTTTTTAGACACCTGAATCACACGGAGTGTGATGAGTACAACGCACCAGCGGGAGAATACGCATGCCAGAATCCGCCGGGGCGGGCAAATTGACCAAGGCCAAACAGCAAGCGATCGGCACCATCTTGGCCGTGGGGGGAACGCTTAAAATGGCCGCCGACCATTGTGGTTGCCTGGTCAAGGATATTAAAGCCGCTGCAAAAGCCGATCCCCGGTTTGCCACGCAACTGCGGCAATACCAGTTGCGGCCGCAGTTGGACACGCTGACTTGCTTATTCACCGCCGCCCGCGATCCCAAACAGTGGCGCGCCGCGGCCTGGGCGCTCGAACGAATGTATCCGGCGCGCTACGGTCCCCGCAAGGCTGACACACTCACCCGCGTGGAACTTGCTCGATTTGTCAAGCACCTGGTCAAAATCCTGGCCGCCGAAATACCCCAGGCACGCACGCGGCAGCGTATTGAACGTCAATTAGCTGAATTGATGACCGCGCATGGACCGCATTAAGAATAACCCCTTTACATTTTCAGTGCGGACGGCACTTATTCTGGCTCGCAACTTTTTCTCCGCGTTTCCCTATGGTATTTTTCAACTCTATGCAACGCCGATTGCTAGGGCAAATACAGTCCGAATGGCAAGAACGGCTTATCGTCGGAAAGCGATCGCGCGGTACGCGGCGGCGGCGTCAGCGCGAGGCAAATCTGCTGAATTGGGGGCGATACTATCTGCCAGAGCACTTTCGCCGGACGCCGTCGCATCTGCACACCTGGCTGGCGGAATGGTTGGATCAACCGCGGAACAATGGCTGGCGGCTAAATGTGCTGGCT comes from the Pirellulales bacterium genome and includes:
- a CDS encoding GNAT family N-acetyltransferase; its protein translation is MPIEPLLPSLQLHLHRQTPLADSFRTRQIAGQYGLTLAETLTECIVCDLPDLRRPWRIGLITGPSGSGKSSVARQLFGESVATPADWPRDRAIIDSLGELTTRQLARLLTAVGLGSIPAWLKPYHVLSTGQRFRCDLAHAFAKSVAEPGKMTSVAKDPPPIPTVVYDEFSSTIDRTAARMVAATVAKAIRREHLCCRFVAVTCHDDVAVWLAPDWTLDMGTGQFARRSLRRPPISCEIYRYDNGAWRLFRHHHYLSGKLSPQARCYVALWNKRPVGFCAVLPALGHRGLWRITRLVVLPDFQGLGLGMRLAEAIAAGYQRQGLRMNISGAHPALIAHCRRSPCWRCTAVYKYGQRGSPAFEGTFRGSYGRPTVTFSYVGECNPLTP
- a CDS encoding SseB family protein, whose amino-acid sequence is MSNEQFNPTGSMSSNQAGGLTPANPAFVATSPLEQLLEAACTNKMQMEVFLNQFINNHVLVLLNEDPGNPPQMNKISPVTFNRGDGQQYVVTFTSAERVKPFVEQFPQFKHALGMHAGFIVQSLNNNIGIAVNPGCPIGFEWHAPGVQQAKSNIDWSKAPWNQQQAAAAQSMNPAGGMAPPPSNA